One part of the Haliotis asinina isolate JCU_RB_2024 chromosome 2, JCU_Hal_asi_v2, whole genome shotgun sequence genome encodes these proteins:
- the LOC137274425 gene encoding uncharacterized protein, whose amino-acid sequence MFTKTSLTMAEDIVESYRSSLQDLTFNSKPLINMLTMLAEDHEQYAPQIVQVIEQHIEQVKPSHKLPTMYLIDSIIKNLSSSLYPKQLSQNIAQTFCGVFEEVDEKTRQSLFKLRQTWKDIFPNKKLYAIDVRVNMMDPAWPITAQAPEQGNIHVNPKFLVQSAEDKARFSPPVPSPPPMDDAEELMRQQLQAKEQELQKLKLELELAETRAKLEEQKKQLEQKYAEQKKGHGSIPSMPIPDPVPPIPTKSAVSVPRDPRLASRDPRKARQVPTTTPPSTGGNLAVLQNTNVVAALSNVLMGSQPAAGTPAPNIDPNVGSGAKIPPQKQDPRKEKYSKDVKKDSSSSKKPSPEKKEKAEPSDSKRSEKKDTTSKSPKKDSRSLREKLKEPSKDTKKKSPKSDTREKSKDRETKGSRKSRSISPRKDRVVGKDKDSKNKVREQEDRRSSDEEYARFKRQNFHRSANEDQEEDRFGRMTRTGRGFRQRNGEKDRPRHDTARGRRGSKDEFERSPRRSRSPQRREKDRNPKPSKKFESKKESDHQMKTLPDLPLPPTMPLDQILPKDFDVRTPKLNTLGVKREAPEMDVDERSIGMRPTGPPDSKRPRTDTGPAEVEGSENLFGGEDIDYRFAGAPMKSPVHDGWMKYKTSRPDEYAGELERRKSREDDHMLDVDLRRIKSPSVKMRPQQVPPTNLTTNISIPMELQLDRQQEILIQAEKQMQAGTLSHEQHQDLLKQLSQVFDIQRTRQKQTRVDPRVAAREAREKIAQDVCASSVKTESADLPLGTSEDIDHRTTVEKSLMDVDRRQTGGDTDIRKDTSLDVDIRKRPTFDVDQQPQSDIDIRRQLLSDLDNRRKHGDMNARKPVPSDTDIRKKLLADLDIKRKQFTDIDARKPIPGDIDNRQMKQEPMDVDIRQKLPRRDPRTRTTDVDERKGLAEKETSQADVDVRQKPVADVDIRQQSAADSNIRQKPAADVDIRQKPTVDIDARPKPAVDVNVCQKQATDVDIRKKPAADVDIRQKQPADVDIRKKPAVDTDIRQKQVADVDIRKKPAVDVDIRQEQAVDVDIRQKTAADINICQKAPADVDARQKNTADIDIRQKSAVDVDNHAKQPTDIDIRSKSNPDAQEKLQAEQSADVNIHQKLSNDVDIRQKPPVKIEKAPEQTVEQPCDTDSRQKSPEKVSSAKPGVDDHQKPVKDALIKVTPLKDTDKNEDVDIRKRKEGGDNAHKTSLREDRKVQNLVVSAEQPADTDIRKRAPRQPLLPTPGDIDARPPPLLESPMKRPARMDVDDRSIPPRHLDMHPLDVDARHMRHSPPHIPREDSHFRHGPHGDFGDRDLRQRPLTKDFDHRGPPHDFDNRGPPRNMDHRGHPRDIDPRGPPRDMDSRGPLLNIDPRGPPRDVDPRGPPRDIDPRGPPRDMDARGMLRNMDPRGPPRDIDPRGPPHNIDPRGPPRDIDSRGPPRDIDPRGPPRDIDPRGPPRDIDSRGPHRDMDPRGAPCDIDTRGPPRDMDTRGPPIDIDPRGPPMDIDPRGSLRNFDGHGPPRDFDIRGPVREFDQQGPPRDFDHIGPPKDLDQRGPPQDLDFRGPLRPNERPDRFDPRDAMPPPRDFDRSRNLDQDLRGPRSDFDQRGPRSRPEFDDRDRPGSRRHHDNRQGRYSRREDRDENFRDGPKDDRFSERWDRRGRGPNQGGSRRHESYQDPRWQAMKGFQQLEAREEFVIDGRAFEIKIGNKPRKLKMKGSFMEIYADPIQRAVLINGILYYKFGEPIKQIEFDQKTYTVYFNGLPKPIWLDGTQHELRIDAPPRNIVIDGKPRGFQIDGRDMMILVDRLEKGTYGGPPRQLLIDNVIHEIRFDAPPRQILIDGQSCDLILDRAIPVVIYNGKPHGIRFDGPPREMIIDDYRFLIPMDNAEKVRIKHKPHYLAFGGPAHEVIINGKRYEIKFDNVPREIVIGHTPHTIRLEGPTPNVKILDEVPTEYENAMVKSLGVHGHAHMTPQGPQMQGPGPMGPQNFGPGGPRPLMQDGPQPMMPGQPMIPGQQMAQPGMGQPMPGMQGGMVMQGGPMMMQNQMIGGMQPMMGGMQMQQGQMMMGGVQQMPMQQGGMFMQQGAPVGQGLGLPSVLSSLLPGAAGMQVPTAQPASVDVGSLFQKLVAAGIIPQGEKTEDKPSESGNGKKDEKSDKRHATYNRHDKHDRHEKSDRRDHSKVQQREIEEKVPEIALAKTDTMKKFYKGVIQKIYHGIQCSSCGTRFRMEDTDLYREHLDWHFRQNKRGKDDTKVARNRNWYYKTNDWIQYEEFGDLEEKAHSQIFDKMLQGQGQTVQETVGSGFNPPPGVDFVSCPPATGNEQDDMCCICHDPFEQYWNEEAEDWHLRDAVRVDKKTYHPVCFQDAREEGTILEPSPTPTTTSLENPLVQQIQNVTANSSKSPPSLTPTQSIPVSHPVTTVTPTSATVKAEPVSKEETVTPATQVPSQPVQEESVTAPVNAPEETPSVGPETSTSTVVKEEPTA is encoded by the exons GTAGATGAAAAGACGCGTCAGTCTCTCTTCAAGCTGAGACAAACGTGGAAAGATATATTCCCTAACAAGAAACTGTATGCTATCGATGTACGTGTAAATATGATGGATCCTGCATGGCCTATCACAGCTCAAGCTCCAGAGCAAGGAAATATTCATGTAAACCCAAAGTTTCTTGTGCAG AGTGCAGAGGATAAGGCTCGATTCTCTCCCCCTGTTCCTTCCCCACCTCCAATGGATGATGCAGAAGAGTTGATGAGGCAACAACTGCAAGCCAAGGAACAAGAACTGCAGAAGCTGAAGTTGGAACTGGAACTGGCTGAGACAAGGGCAAAGTTGGAGGAACAAAAGAAACAG CTGGAACAGAAGTATGCTGAACAAAAGAAAGGTCATGGATCCATTCCCAGCATGCCCATCCCTGATCCAGTTCCTCCAATTCCTACTAAGTCAGCAGTCAGTGTCCCAAGAGATCCTAGACTTGCCTCTAGAGATCCAAGGAAAGCCAGACAGGTTCCAACTACAACACCACCATCCACTGGGGGTAACTTGGCGGTATTGCAGAACACTAATGTTGTTGCTGCTTTAAGCAATGTGCTAATGGGAAGTCAGCCAGCTGCAGGAACCCCAGCTCCTAATATTGACCCCAATGTAGGCTCTGGAGCCAAAATACCACCACAGAAACAGGACCCTAGGAAggaaaaatattcaaaagatGTCAAGAAAGATTCGTCATCATCTAAAAAGCCATCTcctgaaaagaaagaaaaagctGAACCGAGTGACTCAAAAAGGTCTGAGAAGAAAGATACCACATCAAAATCACCTAAGAAAGATAGTAGGAGCTTGAGAGAGAAATTAAAGGAGCCGTCAAAAGACACAAAGAAAAAGTCACCAAAGTCTGACACTAGAGAAAAATCCAAAGACCGAGAAACCAAAGGTTCTAGAAAGAGTAGGAGTATCAGTCCAAGGAAAGACAGAGTCGTGGGTAAGGATAAGGACAGTAAGAATAAAGTACGAGAACAGGAAGACCGAAGGTCTTCTGATGAAGAGTATGCTAGATTCAAAAGACAAAACTTTCACAGAAGTGCAAATGAAGATCAAGAAGAGGATCGATTTGGACGCATGACTCGAACTGGAAGAGGGTTCCGACAAAGAAACGGTGAAAAAGACAGACCACGACATGATACTGCTCGAGGCAGGAGAGGGAGCAAAGACGAATTTGAAAGGTCTCCCAGAAGATCAAGATCACCTCAAAGGAGGGAAAAGGATAGAAACCCGAAACCTTCCAAGAAATTTGAATCAAAGAAAGAATCTGATCATCAAATGAAGACGTTGCCAGATCTCCCCTTGCCTCCAACTATGCCATTAGACCAGATCTTACCTAAGGACTTTGACGTACGAACTCCCAAACTGAATACACTTGGTGTGAAGAGAGAAGCCCCGGAAATGGATGTTGATGAAAGGTCAATAGGTATGAGACCAACTGGTCCTCCAGATTCCAAACGTCCTCGCACTGATACAGGCCCTGCTGAGGTGGAAGGTTCAGA AAACCTTTTTGGAGGTGAAGATATTGACTACAGATTTGCGGGAGCTCCAATGAAATCTCCTGTTCATGATGGCTGGATGAAGTACAAGACTAGTAGGCCAGATGAATATGCTGGAGAACTGGAGAGAAGGAAATCAAGGGAGGATGACCATATGCTGGATGTTGATTTACGCAGAATTAAGTCTCCAAGTGTTAAAATGAGACCCCAACAAGTGCCACCAACAAATTTAACTACCAATATATCCATTCCAATGGAACTGCAATTGGACAGACAACAGGAAATCCTTATCCAAGCAGAGAAGCAAATGCAGGCTGGTACTCTCTCTCATGAACAGCATCAAGATCTTCTGAAGCAACTGAGTCAGGTTTTTGACATTCAGAGAACCAGGCAGAAACAGACCAGAGTGGACCCAAGAGTTGCTGCAAGAGAGGCAAGAGAGAAGATAGCTCAAGATGTGTGTGCTAGTTCAGTAAAAACTGAATCTGCTGATCTTCCACTTGGTACAAGTGAAGACATTGACCATAGGACTACTGTTGAGAAGTCCTTGATGGATGTTGATAGGAGACAAACTGGAGGTGATACAGACATACGCAAAGATACTTCTCTTGATGTTGACATTAGGAAAAGACCTACTTTTGATGTTGATCAGCAACCTCAAAGTGACATTGATATTCGCAGACAACTTCTTTCAGACCTGGATAACAGAAGGAAACATGGTGACATGAATGCAAGGAAGCCTGTGCCAAGTGACACTGATATTCGAAAGAAGCTTCTTGCAGATCTTGATATCAAAAGGAAACAGTTTACAGACATAGATGCTAGGAAACCAATTCCAGGTGACATTGACAATAGGCAGATGAAGCAGGAACCTATGGATGTTGACATCCGACAAAAATTGCCAAGGAGGGACCCTCGGACGAGAACCACTGATGTAGATGAGAGAAAAGGTCTTGCAGAGAAGGAGACTTCTCAGGCAGACGTTGATGTTCGTCAGAAACCTGTAGCTGATGTAGATATTCGCCAGCAATCAGCAGCTGATTCCAACATCCGTCAGAAACCAGCAGCTGATGTTGATATTCGGCAGAAGCCAACAGTTGATATTGATGCTCGGCCAAAGCCagcagttgatgttaatgtttgtcAGAAACAAGCCACTGATGTCGACATTCGTAAGAAACCAGCAGCTGATGTTGACATTCGGCAGAAACAACCCGCTGATGTCGACATCCGTAAGAAACCAGCAGTTGATACTGATATTCGCCAGAAACAAGTTGCTGATGTTGACATTCGTAAGAAACCAGCAGTTGATGTAGATATTCGTCAGGAACAAgctgttgatgttgatattCGTCAGAAAACAGCAGCTGATATCAACATCTGTCAGAAAGCACCAGCTGATGTTGATGCTCGTCAGAAAAATACAGCTGATATTGACATTCGTCAGAAATCAGCAGTTGATGTCGATAATCATGCAAAACAACCAACTGATATTGATATTAGGTCAAAATCCAATCCTGATGCACAGGAAAAACTACAGGCTGAGCAATCTGCTGATGTTAATATTCATCAGAAACTTTCAAATGATGTGGACATAAGGCAAAAGCCACCTGTCAAGATTGAGAAAGCTCCTGAGCAGACTGTTGAGCAGCCATGTGACACAGACAGTAGGCAGAAATCACCCGAGAAAGTGAGTAGTGCAAAGCCTGGTGTTGATGATCACCagaaaccagtgaaagatgcattAATCAAAGTTACACCATTAAAGGATACTGACAAAAATGAAGACGTTGATATTCGAAAGAGAAAAGAAGGTGGTGATAATGCCCATAAAACATCTCTGAGGGAGGATAGGAAAGTGCAAAATTTGGTTGTCAGTGCTGAACAGCCAGCTGACACTGACATCAGGAAAAGGGCACCAAGGCAGCCTCTACTTCCTACTCCAGGCGACATTGATGCAAGGCCTCCTCCACTTCTTGAGTCTCCCATGAAAAGACCTGCTCGAATGGATGTTGATGATCGATCGATACCACCAAGGCATCTAGATATGCACCCACTGGATGTTGATGCGAGGCACATGAGGCACAGCCCACCTCATATTCCTCGTGAAGACTCTCACTTCAGACATGGTCCTCATGGTGATTTTGGAGATCGTGATCTCCGACAAAGACCTTTGACAAAAGATTTTGATCACAGAGGCCCACCACATGATTTTGATAACCGTGGGCCTCCTAGGAACATGGATCATAGGGGACATCCAAGGGATATTGATCCTAGAGGCCCACCAAGAGACATGGATTCTCGTGGCCCACTTCTGAACATTGATCCAAGAGGACCTCCACGAGATGTAGATCCAAGAGGGCCACCAAGAGATATAGATCCAAGAGGTCCACCAAGGGACATGGATGCTCGAGGTATGCTACGAAACATGGATCCCAGGGGCCCACCACGTGACATTGACCCACGAGGCCCACCACACAACATTGACCCGCGAGGCCCACCACGTGACATTGACTCGCGAGGCCCACCACGTGACATTGACCCAAGAGGTCCTCCACGTGATATTGACCCCCGAGGCCCTCCACGAGACATTGATTCAAGAGGCCCACATCGAGACATGGATCCCAGGGGTGCACCATGTGACATTGATACAAGGGGCCCCCCACGAGATATGGATACAAGGGGCCCACCAATAGACATAGATCCAAGGGGTCCACCAATGGACATAGATCCCAGAGGTTCATTGAGAAACTTTGATGGTCATGGCCCGCCAAGAGATTTTGATATAAGAGGACCAGTGAGGGAATTTGACCAACAAGGTCCGCCAAGAGACTTCGATCACATTGGTCCACCTAAAGATCTGGATCAGCGTGGACCACCCCAAGATTTAGATTTTCGTGGGCCACTAAGACCAAATGAAAGACCAGATAGGTTTGATCCGAGGGATGCTATGCCACCACCAAGAGACTTCGACAGATCTCGAAATCTTGATCAAGACCTTCGAGGACCAAGATCTGATTTTGATCAAAGAGGCCCAAGATCTCGACCTGAATTTGATGACAGGGATAGACCTGGATCTAGACGTCACCATGATAACCGTCAAGGTCGATATTCAAGAAGAGAGGATCGAGATGAGAATTTCAGAGATGGCCCAAAAGATGATCGATTTTCTGAAAGATGGGACAGACGAGGCAGAGGTCCCAATCAAGGTGGTTCACGTAGGCATGAGTCATACCAAGATCCTCGTTGGCAAGCAATGAAAGGATTTCAGCAACTTGAAGCTAGGGAGGAGTTTGTTATTGATGGCAGAGCTTTTGAGATTAAAATTGGAAACAAGCCAAGGAAACTGAAAATGAAAGGATCTTTCATGGAAATTTATGCTGATCCAATTCAAAGAGCAGTACTGATAAATGGTATCTTGTACTACAAATTTGGAGAACCTATAAAACAAATAGAATTTGATCAGAAAACATACACTGTCTATTTTAATGGTTTGCCAAAGCCTATTTGGCTTGATGGTACTCAACATGAGCTAAGGATTGATGCCCCACCAAGAAATATTGTTATTGATGGCAAACCACGAGGATTCCAAATAGATGGCAGAGACATGATGATTCTTGTTGACCGACTTGAAAAGGGAACATATGGCGGACCCCCAAGACAACTTCTAATTGATAATGTTATTCATGAGATCAGATTTGATGCTCCTCCTCGGCAGATCTTGATTGATGGGCAGTCTTGTGATTTGATACTGGACAGAGCTATTCCAGTTGTTATATACAATGGAAAACCTCATGGTATAAGATTTGATGGGCCGCCAAGAGAAATGATCATTGATGACTACCGATTTCTTATACCAATGGACAATGCAGAAAAAGTTCGTATCAAACATAAACCGCATTACTTGGCCTTTGGTGGTCCAGCCCATGAAGTCATCATCAATGGAAAAAGGTACGAGATTAAATTTGATAATGTGCCAAGAGAAATTGTGATAGGACACACACCTCATACTATTCGTCTTGAGGGACCTACTCCAAATGTGAAGATATTGGATGAAGTTCCCACAGAATATGAAAATGCCATGGTAAAATCATTGGGTGTTCATGGACATGCTCACATGACCCCACAAGGCCCACAGATGCAAGGACCTGGTCCAATGGGACCTCAGAATTTTGGTCCAGGTGGTCCAAGGCCATTGATGCAAGATGGACCCCAGCCAATGATGCCGGGTCAACCAATGATTCCAGGTCAACAGATGGCTCAGCCTGGGATGGGACAACCTATGCCAGGCATGCAGGGCGGGATGGTCATGCAAGGAGGACCAATGATGATGCAGAACCAGATGATTGGCGGTATGCAGCCCATGATGGGAGGGATGCAGATGCAACAAGGGCAGATGATGATGGGCGGAGTTCAGCAGATGCCAATGCAACAGGGAGGCATGTTTATGCAGCAAG GTGCACCAGTAGGCCAGGGTCTTGGATTGCCCAGTGTCTTGAGCAGTTTACTGCCTGGAGCAG CTGGTATGCAAGTTCCAACTGCACAGCCTGCTTCTGTAGATGTTGGCTCACTCTTCCAAAAACTTGTGGCTGCTGGTATCATACCCCAAGGAGAGAAGACTGAAGACAAGCCATCTGAATCAGGCAATGGCAAGAAAGATGAAAAATCTGACAAAAGGCATGCGACATACaacagacatgacaaacatgacagACATGAGAAGAGTGATAGAAGGGATCATTCAAAG GTTCAACAGCGTGAGATTGAAGAAAAGGTTCCAGAAATTGCCCTAGCCAAGACAGACACAATGAAAAA GTTCTACAAGGGTGTCATACAAAAAATCTATCATGGCATCCAGTGCTCATCATGTGGCACCCGCTTCAGAATGGAGGACACAGACTTGTACAGAGAGCATcttgattggcactttagacAGAACAAACGTGGGAAAGATGATACAAAAGTGGCCAGGAATAGAAACTGGTACTATAAAACCAAT gaTTGGATTCAGTATGAAGAGTTCGGAGATCTGGAAGAAAAAG CTCACAGTCAGATATTTGACAAGATGCTTCAAGGTCAAGGCCAGACAGTTCAGGAAACAGTTGGGTCTGGGTTTAACCCACCACCAGGTGTGGACTTTGTTAGCTGCCCCCCTGCTACAGGCAATGAACAGGATGAT ATGTGCTGTATTTGCCATGATCCGTTTGAGCAGTACTGGAATGAAGAAGCTGAAGACTGGCATCTGCGTGATGCTGTTCGTGTTGACAAAAAG ACATACCATCCTGTTTGCTTCCAAGATGCCAGAGAAGAG GGCACAATACTGGAACCGTCTCCCACTCCCACCACCACCTCCCTGGAAAACCCTCTTGTCCAACAGATACAAAACGTCACAGCCAACTCGTCCAAATCACCACCATCCCTCACCCCTACCCAGTCAATACCAGTCTCCCACCCAGTCACAACAGTCACACCCACGTCAGCCACGGTCAAAGCTGAGCCAGTGAGCAAGGAGGAAACTGTGACACCTGCCACTCAAGTGCCTTCTCAGCCAGTCCAAGAGGAGTCTGTTACAGCCCCTGTGAATGCACCAGAAGAAACCCCATCTGTTGGTCCTGAAACTAGTACAAGTACTGTTGTAAAGGAAGAGCCAACAGCTTAG